The Impatiens glandulifera chromosome 8, dImpGla2.1, whole genome shotgun sequence genome includes a window with the following:
- the LOC124912063 gene encoding 40S ribosomal protein S27-2, with protein MVLPNDVDLLNPPVELEKKKHKLKRLVQSPNSFFMDVKCQGCFNITTVFSHSQTVVVCGNCQTVLCQPTGGRARLTEGCSFRRKGD; from the exons ATG GTTCTACCGAACGATGTTGATTTGTTGAACCCACCTGTTGAATTAGAGAAGAAGAAGCATAAGCTTAAGCGTCTTGTTCAATCaccgaattcatttttcatG GATGTCAAGTGTCAAGGATGCTTCAACAT AACGACTGTTTTTAGCCACTCTCAAACGGTGGTGGTGTGTGGAAACTGTCAGACAGTGCTGTGCCAACCCACGGGTGGTCGTGCAAGGCTCACGGAGGGATGTTCTTTCAGGAGAAAAGGAGATTAA
- the LOC124912637 gene encoding organelle RRM domain-containing protein 6, chloroplastic-like yields the protein MSRARNQAVNLFISRLSFYTNKEDLRNMFLPFGNILEARLVNDPKTGRHKGFGFVKFESEIEASNAIKAMNGRIVEGRLIFVEVANPEKEDAGDAR from the exons ATGTCTAGAGCTAGAAATCAAGCTGTGAATCTGTTCATAAGCA GACTGTCGTTTTACACGAATAAGGAAGATTTGAGAAATATGTTCTTGCCGTTTGGAAATATATTAGAAG CTAGATTGGTAAATGATCCGAAGACTGGAAGGCATAAAGGGTTTGGATTTGTGAAATTTGAATCTGAAATTGAAGCTAGTAATGCAATTAAAGCTATGAATGGAAGG ATTGTTGAAGGAAGATTGATATTTGTTGAAGTTGCTAATCCTGAGAAAGAAGATGCAGGAGATGCTAGataa